From the genome of Ananas comosus cultivar F153 linkage group 16, ASM154086v1, whole genome shotgun sequence, one region includes:
- the LOC109721970 gene encoding RHOMBOID-like protein 1 isoform X1, translating into MGKTATGRAEEDVEAAWAAAPQQEAWVAWLVPAFALANTIAFAYTMYVNDCPSSHRLLLGPPYSYYYSSPSSSSSSSTCVFPSLLGRFAFEPFSVNPLLGPSLRTLDKLGALNYAEVVEGGQGWRLIACIWLHAGVVHLLANMLSLLFIGVRLEQEFGFVKIGMLYLLSGFGGSLMSCLSIRTKISVGASGALFGLLGAMLSELIMNWTIYANKFAALLTLIVVIAINLAVGIVPHVDSSAHIGGFISGFLLGFVLLIRPQFGWINRKHIPPGYNIELVKPKHKTYQHILWLVAIILLITGFLIGLIKLFRGVSKQH; encoded by the exons ATGGGGAAGACGGCGACGGGGCGGGCGGAGGAGGACGTGGAGGCGGCGTGGGCGGCTGCTCCCCAGCAGGAGGCGTGGGTGGCATGGCTGGTGCCGGCCTTCGCCCTCGCCAACACCATCGCCTTCGCCTACACCATGTACGTCAACGACTGCCCCTCCTCGCACCGCCTCCTCCTCGGCCCCCCCTACAGCTACTACTAttcctccccttcttcttcttcttcctcttccaccTGCGTCTTCCCCTCCCTGCTCGGCCGCTTCGCCTTCGAGCCCTTCTCCGTCAACCCTCTCCTCGGCCCCTCCCTCCGCAC GCTCGACAAATTGGGAGCGCTTAATTACGCCGAGGTAGTGGAAGGAGGCCAAGGGTGGCGTCTTATTGCTTGTATATGGTTACATGCCGGGGTCGTCCACTTACTTGCTAATATGCTGAGCCTCTTATTTATAGGTGTTCGTCTTGAACAGGAATTCGGATTCG TTAAGATTGGTATGTTGTATTTACTCTCTGGATTCGGTGGGAGCTTGATGTCTTGCTTGTCTATTCGTACAAAAATATCCGTTGGTGCATCTGGTGCACTTTTTGGCCTACTGGGAGCTATGCTATCTGAGCTCATTATGAATTGGACGATATATGCGAACAAG TTTGCAGCACTTTTGACTCTGATTGTGGTAATAGCAATCAACTTGGCTGTTGGAATCGTTCCGCATGTGGATAGTTCTGCACATATTGGAGGATTTATTTCTGGTTTTCTGCTTGGATTTGTTCTTCTGATTCGTCCTCAGTTTGGCTGGATTAACCGCAAGCACATCCCTCCGGGTTACAACATTGAACTTGTGAAACCAAAGCACAAAACTTATCAGCATATCTTGTGGCTTGTTGCTATAATCCTACTAATTACAGG ATTCTTGATTGGATTGATAAAGCTATTTCGTGGAGTCTCAAAGCAACACTGA
- the LOC109722068 gene encoding biotin carboxyl carrier protein of acetyl-CoA carboxylase 1, chloroplastic isoform X3 — MLKSENISEAIELEKSKAIRSQIIPQEVESFISTLCDTSSIVEVKLKRTGFQLYVKRSVEQKDLPAPLPYLPAVQPDNVNQVSHSNGSAAATPLAISPAKSSAGGIQRILDTASDEGLVILQSPKVGYFRRSRTIKGKRAPPSCKEKQEVKEGQVLCYIEQLGGEIPIESDVSGEVIKILREDGEPVGYGDALIAILPSFPGIKLQ; from the exons AAATCAGAAAATATCTCAGAAGCTATTGAGTTGGAGAAAAGCAAAGCTATTAGGAGCCAAATCATCCCACAAGAG GTGGAGTCGTTTATCTCAACTCTTTGCGACACTTCTTCTATTGTGGAGGTTAAACTGAAA AGAACAGGCTTTCAGCTTTATGTGAAAAGGAGTGTTGAGCAGAAAGACCTACCTGCACCTCTTCCATATCTCCCTGCAGTTCAACCTGACAATGTAAACCAAGTATCTCATTCAAATGGGTCTGCTGCTGCAACACCCTTAGCTATTTCCCCTGCAAAATCTTCAGCAGGAGGCATTCAGAGAATCCTTGATACAGCTTCAGATGAAGGGTTGGTAATTCTTCAATCACCAAAG GTTGGTTATTTTAGAAGATCCCGAACCATTAAAGGAAAACGAGCTCCTCCATCATGTAAAGAG AAGCAAGAAGTGAAGGAAGGTCAAGTGCTTTGTTACATTGAACAACTTGGTGGTGAGATTCCAATTGAG TCTGATGTTTCTGGGGAAGTTATCAAGATATTGAGAGAAGATGGTG AACCTGTTGGGTATGGTGATGCCCTTATAGCAATTCTCCCTTCCTTCCCAGGGATTAAGCTCCAGTAG
- the LOC109722068 gene encoding biotin carboxyl carrier protein of acetyl-CoA carboxylase isoform X2 → MDACRFGGVSNVKLFNLHSEFGKFRCSWLFTPCMTKYSGVERLSSCRKTPAWYETMRSVRYDRQLQGSSLSMSCASSSENISEAIELEKSKAIRSQIIPQEVESFISTLCDTSSIVEVKLKRTGFQLYVKRSVEQKDLPAPLPYLPAVQPDNVNQVSHSNGSAAATPLAISPAKSSAGGIQRILDTASDEGLVILQSPKVGYFRRSRTIKGKRAPPSCKEKQEVKEGQVLCYIEQLGGEIPIESDVSGEVIKILREDGEPVGYGDALIAILPSFPGIKLQ, encoded by the exons GTAGATTTGGGGGTGTCTCGAATGTTAAACTGTTTAATTTACATTCGGAATTTGGCAAGTTTAGGTGCAGTTGGTTATTTACTCCGTGCATGACCAAATACAGCGGGGTCGAGAGGCTCTCTAGTTGCAGAAAAACTCCGGCTTGGTATGAAACTATGCGTAGTGTAAGATATGATAGACAGCTTCAGGGATCCTCATTATCAATGAGCTGTGCATCATCTTCAG AAAATATCTCAGAAGCTATTGAGTTGGAGAAAAGCAAAGCTATTAGGAGCCAAATCATCCCACAAGAG GTGGAGTCGTTTATCTCAACTCTTTGCGACACTTCTTCTATTGTGGAGGTTAAACTGAAA AGAACAGGCTTTCAGCTTTATGTGAAAAGGAGTGTTGAGCAGAAAGACCTACCTGCACCTCTTCCATATCTCCCTGCAGTTCAACCTGACAATGTAAACCAAGTATCTCATTCAAATGGGTCTGCTGCTGCAACACCCTTAGCTATTTCCCCTGCAAAATCTTCAGCAGGAGGCATTCAGAGAATCCTTGATACAGCTTCAGATGAAGGGTTGGTAATTCTTCAATCACCAAAG GTTGGTTATTTTAGAAGATCCCGAACCATTAAAGGAAAACGAGCTCCTCCATCATGTAAAGAG AAGCAAGAAGTGAAGGAAGGTCAAGTGCTTTGTTACATTGAACAACTTGGTGGTGAGATTCCAATTGAG TCTGATGTTTCTGGGGAAGTTATCAAGATATTGAGAGAAGATGGTG AACCTGTTGGGTATGGTGATGCCCTTATAGCAATTCTCCCTTCCTTCCCAGGGATTAAGCTCCAGTAG
- the LOC109722070 gene encoding uncharacterized protein LOC109722070 isoform X2 yields the protein MCTTPIQVTSSQLIANEIFPPAVVKALLYPGAVASSLVTNMTLPSWSNLLHMYNLTEAKNASALLDLQRLEILAGSYFCVAGALVGVVNPGRMTLFGTLLVVWGLVKEGILGKPANTDPAKAVYVYPTILIALVCAFSSITYSIKKAARSTQPVSVAKPLKSSAKSKLK from the exons ATGTGTACAACACCAATACAGGTGACTTCTTCTCAATTGATTGCAAATGAGATATTCCCTCCAGCTGTTGTGAAGGCTCTACTCTATCCTGGAGCTGTAGCCAGTTCTCTCGTCACAAACATGACTCTTCCAAGCTGGAGCAATCTGCTTCATATGTACAACCTTACAGAAGCCAAAAATGCTTCGGCGCTGCTTGATCTCCAGCGTCTAGAG ATTCTTGCTGGAAGCTACTTCTGTGTTGCTGGAGCACTGGTTGGCGTAGTGAATCCAGGGAGGATGACTTTATTTGGGACCCTTTTGGTCGTTTGGGGCCTAGTGAAAGAAGGAATTCTTGGGAAGCCAGCGAACACAGATCCCGCAAAAGCTGTTTATGTCTACCCAACTATTCTGATTGCACTCGTTTGTGCCTTCTCATCTATAACATACAGTATAAAGAAGGCAGCTAGGAGTACTCAACCTGTTTCTGTAGCGAAACCACTGAAAAGTTCGGCCAAGTCCAAACTGAAATAG
- the LOC109721970 gene encoding RHOMBOID-like protein 1 isoform X2 yields MGKTATGRAEEDVEAAWAAAPQQEAWVAWLVPAFALANTIAFAYTMLDKLGALNYAEVVEGGQGWRLIACIWLHAGVVHLLANMLSLLFIGVRLEQEFGFVKIGMLYLLSGFGGSLMSCLSIRTKISVGASGALFGLLGAMLSELIMNWTIYANKFAALLTLIVVIAINLAVGIVPHVDSSAHIGGFISGFLLGFVLLIRPQFGWINRKHIPPGYNIELVKPKHKTYQHILWLVAIILLITGFLIGLIKLFRGVSKQH; encoded by the exons ATGGGGAAGACGGCGACGGGGCGGGCGGAGGAGGACGTGGAGGCGGCGTGGGCGGCTGCTCCCCAGCAGGAGGCGTGGGTGGCATGGCTGGTGCCGGCCTTCGCCCTCGCCAACACCATCGCCTTCGCCTACACCAT GCTCGACAAATTGGGAGCGCTTAATTACGCCGAGGTAGTGGAAGGAGGCCAAGGGTGGCGTCTTATTGCTTGTATATGGTTACATGCCGGGGTCGTCCACTTACTTGCTAATATGCTGAGCCTCTTATTTATAGGTGTTCGTCTTGAACAGGAATTCGGATTCG TTAAGATTGGTATGTTGTATTTACTCTCTGGATTCGGTGGGAGCTTGATGTCTTGCTTGTCTATTCGTACAAAAATATCCGTTGGTGCATCTGGTGCACTTTTTGGCCTACTGGGAGCTATGCTATCTGAGCTCATTATGAATTGGACGATATATGCGAACAAG TTTGCAGCACTTTTGACTCTGATTGTGGTAATAGCAATCAACTTGGCTGTTGGAATCGTTCCGCATGTGGATAGTTCTGCACATATTGGAGGATTTATTTCTGGTTTTCTGCTTGGATTTGTTCTTCTGATTCGTCCTCAGTTTGGCTGGATTAACCGCAAGCACATCCCTCCGGGTTACAACATTGAACTTGTGAAACCAAAGCACAAAACTTATCAGCATATCTTGTGGCTTGTTGCTATAATCCTACTAATTACAGG ATTCTTGATTGGATTGATAAAGCTATTTCGTGGAGTCTCAAAGCAACACTGA
- the LOC109722295 gene encoding mediator of RNA polymerase II transcription subunit 17 isoform X1, with translation MMGSSSTEGSRSMGIDLDKLPIKRLESIDEFGNEQFPPDRSNEEQRLAQIRRIDFSSVVEKDAKKAKKTSSSASKEAPQAWPWQGLVDNLHLAHQELSVIIDLINTVEANDAVAVAGMQRPKQLPSEALADLAVSAATKLHRLRNLGRYFRQSSKALEQQVLREARFYGSLIRLQQNWKVKRQRLATSGPGSEGFSFDLLDSSALSDLAAISRPLSMATVRIDHDSAGNLAIQVPKKSCRSLSVQFLGADTSCKRSFFSKGEVYNSSVLAQAAKREALTDEDVNKCVKGAHSVLREIHRSIFEEQVFDVLNLETYNPSQGINVTGMREDFLQLAIGQENSLCICLVPSGGEDVSQMILTGHTHSEESEFSSSELAVTDEKHDPFKKKLLDVPSPISLETYLLYIFHEYFLTRAKERHYHVNHRPQLSGQPPGSSYALLDHFCMTVAHRMFSNKVLSEIERLVSRVPYLHLISQFTWHSRTSSWSLCLKVPEPSLHAGRIRKLSDNQEVNCKIRSQFHTKVILKDDQISVTGEGSPSIVGSFNGNYSDLCLINCFGCDLEDLPMILLQQIAGQVIHWLHEEALVVGMNASRDFLCLYFDLDQGDTLGLVAHVDPDDVYGCISWWVVLENWSMEEGKLSTGNGESENRKFLGYLSLEALYSTVMDLISLCSAGGNH, from the exons ATGATGGGATCGAGCTCCACGGAGGGAAGTAGAAGCATGGGAATCGATCTCGACAAGCTCCCCATCAAGCGACTGGAATCCATCGATGAATTTGGGAACGAGCAATTCCCCCC CGATAGGAGCAACGAGGAGCAGCGGCTGGCCCAGATTCGGCGCATCGACTTCTCTTCCGTGGTGGAGAAGGACGCGAAGAAGGCGAAGAAGACGAGCAGCTCCGCCTCAAAGGAGGCGCCGCAGGCTTGGCCTTGGCAGGGCCTGGTGGACAACCTCCACCTCGCCCACCAGGAGTTATCCGTCATCATCGACCTCATCAACACG GTTGAAGCAAATGATGCTGTAGCAGTTGCTGGAATGCAAAGACCAAAGCAGTTGCCTAGTGAAGCTTTAGCAGATCTTGCTGTGTCTGCAGCAACTAAACTTCACCGTCTTCGG AATCTTGGAAGGTACTTCAGACAGTCATCTAAAGCACTGGAGCAGCAGGTTTTACGGGAAGCCAGATTCTATGGTTCACTGATCAG ATTGCAGCAGAATTGGAAAGTGAAACGACAGCGGTTGGCGACAAGTGGTCCAGGCAGTGAGGGTTTCTCATTTGATCTACTCGACAGTAGTGCTCTGTCAGATCTGGCTGCAATATCTCGCCCATTATCTATGGCCACAGTCCGTATTGATCACGACTCTGCAGGCAATTTAGCTATACAAGTACCAAAAAAATCATGCCGTTCCTTATCTGTGCAATTTCTTGGGGCTGATACCAGTTGCAAAAGAAGCTTCTTTAGTAAAGGGGAAGTATATAACTCAAGCGTGCTTGCTCAAGCGGCTAAGAGAGAAGCATTGACTGATGAAGATGTCAATAAATGCGTAAAAGGAGCACATTCAGTTCTTCGGGAAATTCATCGGTCAATATTTGAAGAGCAG GTTTTTGATGTGTTGAACCTTGAGACATATAACCCATCACAGGGTATAAATGTGACTGGGATGCGAGAAGATTTTTTACAGTTAGCAATTGGTCAAGAGAATTCCTTATGTATTTGTCTTGTACCCTCTGGCGGTGAAGATGTCTCTCAGATGATCCTTACAGGGCATACACATAGTGAGGAAAGTGAATTTTCAAGCTCTGAGCTTGCTGTCACTGATGAGAAGCATGATCCTTTTAAGAAGAAATTGTTGGATGTTCCTAGTCCAATAAGTTTAGAGACCTATTTGCTATATATTTTTCATGAATATTTCCTGACAAGAGCAAAAGAAAGGCATTATCACGTCAATCACCGTCCTCAGTTGTCTGGTCAGCCTCCTGGTAGCAGTTATGCTTTGCTGGATCATTTCTGCATGACAGTGGCTCATAGGATGTTTTCCAACAAAGTTCTCTCAGAGATAGAACGGCTG GTGAGCAGGGTTCCTTATCTTCACTTGATATCTCAATTTACCTGGCATTCTCGAACTTCATCGTGGTCTCTGTGTCTGAAAGTTCCGGAGCCGTCCCTTCATGCTGGTCGGATAAGAAAGCTTTCAGACAATCAGGAAGTGAACTGCAAAATCAGGTCACAGTTCCACACAAAGGTGATCCTGAAGGATGACCAAATTAGTGTGACTGGTGAAGGTTCTCCTAGTATCGTTGGCTCATTTAATGGAAATTATTCTGATTTATGCTTGATAAACTGTTTTGGTTGCGACTTGGAAGATCTTCCAATGATTCTTCTGCAGCAG ATTGCTGGTCAGGTAATCCATTGGCTTCATGAGGAAGCATTGGTTGTTGGGATGAATGCAAGCAGAGATTTCTTGTGTCTGTACTTTGATTTGGACCAGGGTGACACGCTTGGCCTGGTTGCTCATGTGGATCCCGATGATGTCTATGGCTGCATTTCATGGTGGGTGGTGCTGGAAAATTGGTCAATGGAGGAGGGAAAGCTTTCCACAGGCAATGGCGAGTCAGAGAATCGCAAGTTTTTGGGATATTTGTCTCTTGAAGCATTATATTCCACAGTGATGGATCTTATTAGCTTGTGTAGTGCTGGCGGCAATCACTGA
- the LOC109722295 gene encoding mediator of RNA polymerase II transcription subunit 17 isoform X2, with amino-acid sequence MQRPKQLPSEALADLAVSAATKLHRLRNLGRYFRQSSKALEQQVLREARFYGSLIRLQQNWKVKRQRLATSGPGSEGFSFDLLDSSALSDLAAISRPLSMATVRIDHDSAGNLAIQVPKKSCRSLSVQFLGADTSCKRSFFSKGEVYNSSVLAQAAKREALTDEDVNKCVKGAHSVLREIHRSIFEEQVFDVLNLETYNPSQGINVTGMREDFLQLAIGQENSLCICLVPSGGEDVSQMILTGHTHSEESEFSSSELAVTDEKHDPFKKKLLDVPSPISLETYLLYIFHEYFLTRAKERHYHVNHRPQLSGQPPGSSYALLDHFCMTVAHRMFSNKVLSEIERLVSRVPYLHLISQFTWHSRTSSWSLCLKVPEPSLHAGRIRKLSDNQEVNCKIRSQFHTKVILKDDQISVTGEGSPSIVGSFNGNYSDLCLINCFGCDLEDLPMILLQQIAGQVIHWLHEEALVVGMNASRDFLCLYFDLDQGDTLGLVAHVDPDDVYGCISWWVVLENWSMEEGKLSTGNGESENRKFLGYLSLEALYSTVMDLISLCSAGGNH; translated from the exons ATGCAAAGACCAAAGCAGTTGCCTAGTGAAGCTTTAGCAGATCTTGCTGTGTCTGCAGCAACTAAACTTCACCGTCTTCGG AATCTTGGAAGGTACTTCAGACAGTCATCTAAAGCACTGGAGCAGCAGGTTTTACGGGAAGCCAGATTCTATGGTTCACTGATCAG ATTGCAGCAGAATTGGAAAGTGAAACGACAGCGGTTGGCGACAAGTGGTCCAGGCAGTGAGGGTTTCTCATTTGATCTACTCGACAGTAGTGCTCTGTCAGATCTGGCTGCAATATCTCGCCCATTATCTATGGCCACAGTCCGTATTGATCACGACTCTGCAGGCAATTTAGCTATACAAGTACCAAAAAAATCATGCCGTTCCTTATCTGTGCAATTTCTTGGGGCTGATACCAGTTGCAAAAGAAGCTTCTTTAGTAAAGGGGAAGTATATAACTCAAGCGTGCTTGCTCAAGCGGCTAAGAGAGAAGCATTGACTGATGAAGATGTCAATAAATGCGTAAAAGGAGCACATTCAGTTCTTCGGGAAATTCATCGGTCAATATTTGAAGAGCAG GTTTTTGATGTGTTGAACCTTGAGACATATAACCCATCACAGGGTATAAATGTGACTGGGATGCGAGAAGATTTTTTACAGTTAGCAATTGGTCAAGAGAATTCCTTATGTATTTGTCTTGTACCCTCTGGCGGTGAAGATGTCTCTCAGATGATCCTTACAGGGCATACACATAGTGAGGAAAGTGAATTTTCAAGCTCTGAGCTTGCTGTCACTGATGAGAAGCATGATCCTTTTAAGAAGAAATTGTTGGATGTTCCTAGTCCAATAAGTTTAGAGACCTATTTGCTATATATTTTTCATGAATATTTCCTGACAAGAGCAAAAGAAAGGCATTATCACGTCAATCACCGTCCTCAGTTGTCTGGTCAGCCTCCTGGTAGCAGTTATGCTTTGCTGGATCATTTCTGCATGACAGTGGCTCATAGGATGTTTTCCAACAAAGTTCTCTCAGAGATAGAACGGCTG GTGAGCAGGGTTCCTTATCTTCACTTGATATCTCAATTTACCTGGCATTCTCGAACTTCATCGTGGTCTCTGTGTCTGAAAGTTCCGGAGCCGTCCCTTCATGCTGGTCGGATAAGAAAGCTTTCAGACAATCAGGAAGTGAACTGCAAAATCAGGTCACAGTTCCACACAAAGGTGATCCTGAAGGATGACCAAATTAGTGTGACTGGTGAAGGTTCTCCTAGTATCGTTGGCTCATTTAATGGAAATTATTCTGATTTATGCTTGATAAACTGTTTTGGTTGCGACTTGGAAGATCTTCCAATGATTCTTCTGCAGCAG ATTGCTGGTCAGGTAATCCATTGGCTTCATGAGGAAGCATTGGTTGTTGGGATGAATGCAAGCAGAGATTTCTTGTGTCTGTACTTTGATTTGGACCAGGGTGACACGCTTGGCCTGGTTGCTCATGTGGATCCCGATGATGTCTATGGCTGCATTTCATGGTGGGTGGTGCTGGAAAATTGGTCAATGGAGGAGGGAAAGCTTTCCACAGGCAATGGCGAGTCAGAGAATCGCAAGTTTTTGGGATATTTGTCTCTTGAAGCATTATATTCCACAGTGATGGATCTTATTAGCTTGTGTAGTGCTGGCGGCAATCACTGA
- the LOC109722068 gene encoding biotin carboxyl carrier protein of acetyl-CoA carboxylase isoform X1: MGPTCLSLCRFGGVSNVKLFNLHSEFGKFRCSWLFTPCMTKYSGVERLSSCRKTPAWYETMRSVRYDRQLQGSSLSMSCASSSENISEAIELEKSKAIRSQIIPQEVESFISTLCDTSSIVEVKLKRTGFQLYVKRSVEQKDLPAPLPYLPAVQPDNVNQVSHSNGSAAATPLAISPAKSSAGGIQRILDTASDEGLVILQSPKVGYFRRSRTIKGKRAPPSCKEKQEVKEGQVLCYIEQLGGEIPIESDVSGEVIKILREDGEPVGYGDALIAILPSFPGIKLQ, from the exons GTAGATTTGGGGGTGTCTCGAATGTTAAACTGTTTAATTTACATTCGGAATTTGGCAAGTTTAGGTGCAGTTGGTTATTTACTCCGTGCATGACCAAATACAGCGGGGTCGAGAGGCTCTCTAGTTGCAGAAAAACTCCGGCTTGGTATGAAACTATGCGTAGTGTAAGATATGATAGACAGCTTCAGGGATCCTCATTATCAATGAGCTGTGCATCATCTTCAG AAAATATCTCAGAAGCTATTGAGTTGGAGAAAAGCAAAGCTATTAGGAGCCAAATCATCCCACAAGAG GTGGAGTCGTTTATCTCAACTCTTTGCGACACTTCTTCTATTGTGGAGGTTAAACTGAAA AGAACAGGCTTTCAGCTTTATGTGAAAAGGAGTGTTGAGCAGAAAGACCTACCTGCACCTCTTCCATATCTCCCTGCAGTTCAACCTGACAATGTAAACCAAGTATCTCATTCAAATGGGTCTGCTGCTGCAACACCCTTAGCTATTTCCCCTGCAAAATCTTCAGCAGGAGGCATTCAGAGAATCCTTGATACAGCTTCAGATGAAGGGTTGGTAATTCTTCAATCACCAAAG GTTGGTTATTTTAGAAGATCCCGAACCATTAAAGGAAAACGAGCTCCTCCATCATGTAAAGAG AAGCAAGAAGTGAAGGAAGGTCAAGTGCTTTGTTACATTGAACAACTTGGTGGTGAGATTCCAATTGAG TCTGATGTTTCTGGGGAAGTTATCAAGATATTGAGAGAAGATGGTG AACCTGTTGGGTATGGTGATGCCCTTATAGCAATTCTCCCTTCCTTCCCAGGGATTAAGCTCCAGTAG
- the LOC109722067 gene encoding uncharacterized protein LOC109722067: protein MSCQLLSYPLASMFWNNRTHRKSRPCCSVSNSKQSSLLVKTDGNGRVLSESKNLDTGSPSSAAAALISGPVLSLPYTVGVIGGVSAALTLAFLEKLVAWSSQESQESLPFIVCNDPTLTREYVNASSRDNNGQTDYTSIVRSLRRKRVFLERSGARCIVMPCHASHRWHEEISNDCSVPFLHVGDCVAKELKAADLKPIEAGSNVRIGLIATDYPLTASFYQEKLQNEGFEVVYPDKATMEHIVVPAVSAFRRKDMEGARTLSRIALQVLLVRAVNTIVLASDDITRILPRDDPLLEKCIDPMDILARETIAWAKSLEGNDPNVVE, encoded by the exons ATGTCATGCCAATTGTTGAGTTACCCGTTAGCTTCAATGTTTTGGAACAATAGAACCCATCGCAAATCTCGGCCTTGTTGTTCTGTTTCTAATTCAAAACAATCATCACTCCTTGTGAAGACTGATGGGAATGGCAGAGTACTTTCTGAATCGAAGAACTTGGACACGGGTTCCCCTTCATCTGCAGCAGCTGCTCTCATCAGTGGCCCTGTGCTCAGTCTACCCTACACAGTAGGTGTCATAGGAGGGGTGTCTGCTGCTCTTACTCTCGCTTTCTTGGAGAAGCTTGTCGCATGGTCTTCTCAAGAGAGTCAGGAATCACTTCCTTTTATCGTTTGCAACGATCCAACTCTCACCAGAGAGTATGTAAATGCTAGCTCAAGAGACAACAACGGCCAAACCGATTATACTTCGATCGTGAGGAGTTTACGGAGGAAGCGAGTTTTCTTGGAGAGATCTGGAGCTCGTTGCATTGTTATGCCGTGTCATGCATCTCATAGGTGGCATGAGGAAATTTCAAATGACTGTTCAGTGCCATTTCTTCATGTGGGCGACTGTGTTGCCAAGGAACTCAAGGCGGCCGACCTGAAGCCAATTGAAGCTGGAAGCAATGTGCGTATAGGGCTTATTGCTACAGATTATCCTCTAACCGCTAGCTTCTATCAGGAGAAACTGCAGAACGAG GGCTTTGAGGTAGTGTATCCAGACAAAGCAACCATGGAGCACATTGTTGTACCAGCTGTCAGTGCATTTAGAAGAAAGGACATGGAGGGTGCAAGAACTCTTTCACGGATAGCACTCCAAGTTCTTTTAGTGAGGGCTGTCAACACCATAGTTCTTGCCTCCGATGATATTACCAGAATCTTACCTCGAGATGATCCCCTTCTTGAGAAATGCATCGACCCTATGGATATTTTGGCAAGGGAGACTATAGCATGGGCCAAATCATTAGAAGGAAACGACCCTAATGTGGTTGAATGA
- the LOC109722070 gene encoding uncharacterized protein LOC109722070 isoform X1: protein MAPAAASSQRLTSRRISYYASLIYFVIIIFQVPLFRVPCRSGMCTTPIQVTSSQLIANEIFPPAVVKALLYPGAVASSLVTNMTLPSWSNLLHMYNLTEAKNASALLDLQRLEILAGSYFCVAGALVGVVNPGRMTLFGTLLVVWGLVKEGILGKPANTDPAKAVYVYPTILIALVCAFSSITYSIKKAARSTQPVSVAKPLKSSAKSKLK from the exons ATGGCCCCTGCCGCTGCTTCTAGCCAGCGACTGACGAGCCGCAGGATCTCCTACTACGCCTCTCTCATTTACTTCGTTATCATCATCTTCCAGGTACCTCTCTTCAG GGTTCCATGCAGATCAGGGATGTGTACAACACCAATACAGGTGACTTCTTCTCAATTGATTGCAAATGAGATATTCCCTCCAGCTGTTGTGAAGGCTCTACTCTATCCTGGAGCTGTAGCCAGTTCTCTCGTCACAAACATGACTCTTCCAAGCTGGAGCAATCTGCTTCATATGTACAACCTTACAGAAGCCAAAAATGCTTCGGCGCTGCTTGATCTCCAGCGTCTAGAG ATTCTTGCTGGAAGCTACTTCTGTGTTGCTGGAGCACTGGTTGGCGTAGTGAATCCAGGGAGGATGACTTTATTTGGGACCCTTTTGGTCGTTTGGGGCCTAGTGAAAGAAGGAATTCTTGGGAAGCCAGCGAACACAGATCCCGCAAAAGCTGTTTATGTCTACCCAACTATTCTGATTGCACTCGTTTGTGCCTTCTCATCTATAACATACAGTATAAAGAAGGCAGCTAGGAGTACTCAACCTGTTTCTGTAGCGAAACCACTGAAAAGTTCGGCCAAGTCCAAACTGAAATAG